GACTCGCGGCCGAGCGAATAGATCTCGGCGATCTGCTCGTCCGTCATCGCGTAGCAGCCGCGCGAGGAGCAGTCGCCATGCACCATCAGCTGCGAGCCGGAGCGGCCGAGCGCCTTGTCGAACGCGTTCGGGTAGCCGGTGTTGAAGGAGAGATAATAGGCCGATTGCGGATTCATCTGGCCCGGATTGATCGAGTAGAATCCTTCCGGCGCCTGGCGATCGCCTTCGCGGACCTTGGGGCCGAGATCACCCGACCAGCGGCAGATCGGATAGGTCTTGAGCAACGCGAACTGGCCTGAGCGGGTCTGCTTCCAGACCTCGAGCTCGGCCTCCTGCTTGAACAGGCGGACCAGGATCGGCGATTGCAGATCCATGTTCTTCTCGACCATCGCGGCGAGAAGCTTTGGCGGCACCGGCTGGTTGGCCTTGGCGTTGGTCGCGAGCGAGACCTGGTCGGTGTCGCAGCCGGCCAGCACGATGCTGGCGGCAAGCGCAACCGAAGCCAAAAGCGCGCGAGCAAGCGAACGAGAAATCAAGATGGACCCCACACCGTGCCGGGCAGCGAGCGCGAACCCCACTTCCATGGAGCACGGCCTGACCGGACATCCGGACCCGTCGTGACGGGCTTTTTCAGACCACGCCCCAGCGCTTATGCCCTGAAGCCATTGATTAAAATTCTAACCTCTGGGTCATGTGGTCGCAACCCGAGAGGGGATCACGAGCCCGTTGGCCCAAAGGTGTGGTCAACAGAGACTTAAACTTGGCCGCAACTTGGACCTTGCGGACCAACCGCCACTGAGATCGCCGATTTGGGCAAAAAAAGGGTTAAGACGGCGTTACCGGGGGAGACCTCCGATAGGACACGGCGGAGGCGACGCGTTCGGCGGGCCAAACCCGCTCGAATCAGCCCAGTTTCCGGCCGATATCGAGGAATTTCTGCCGCCGCTGCTTGCGGATGGCGTCGCCGTCGAGGCCCTGGAGCTCGTCAAAGGCCTTGGCGATGGCATCGCCGGTGGTGGCGATCATGGCGGCGGGATCGCGATGGGCGCCGCCGACCGGCTCCTTCAGTATCTGATCGATCACCCCGAAGCGGAGCATGTCCTGGGCGGTGATCTTCATGTTGTTGGCGGCTTCCTGCGCCTTGGTGCCGTCGCGCCACAGGATGGAGGAGGCGGCCTCCGGCGAGATCACGCTGTAGATCGCGTGCTCCAGCATCAGGACCTTGTTGGCGGTGGTGATGGCGATGGCGCCGCCCGACATGCCCTCGCCGGTGATGATGGCGACGTTCGGCACGGTCAGCGCCAGGCAGGCATCCGTCGAGCGCGCGATCGCCTCGGCCTGTCCCCGCTCTTCCGCGCCAATGCCGGGATAGGCGCCGGCGGAATCGGCGAGCGACAGCACCGGCAGGCCGAACCGCTCGGCCATCTCCATCAGCCGCACGCATTTGCGATAGCCTTCGGGCCGCGCCATGCCGAAATTGTGCCGGATCCGGCTCTCGGTGGAATCGCCCTTTTCCTGGCCCATCACGCAGATCGGCTCGCCGCGGAAGCGGCCGAAGCCGGCGACCAGCGCTTCGTCTTCGCCGAACTTGCGGTCGCCCGCGAGCGGGGTGAATTCGGTGATCAGGCCCTTGATGAAGTCGTTGAAATGCGGCCGCTGCGGATGCCGCGCGACCAGAGTCTTCTGCCACGGCGTCAGATTCAGATAGAGGTCGGCCAGCGCCTGCGCCGCCTTGTCCTCGATCCGCCCGATCTCATCAGCGATGTCGGTGCCGGAGGCTGCAAGCGTGCGCAACTCGTCGACCTTGGAGTCGAGCTCGG
This genomic stretch from Bradyrhizobium sp. CCGB12 harbors:
- a CDS encoding acetyl-CoA carboxylase carboxyltransferase subunit alpha produces the protein MPDQMRSYLDFEKPVAELDSKVDELRTLAASGTDIADEIGRIEDKAAQALADLYLNLTPWQKTLVARHPQRPHFNDFIKGLITEFTPLAGDRKFGEDEALVAGFGRFRGEPICVMGQEKGDSTESRIRHNFGMARPEGYRKCVRLMEMAERFGLPVLSLADSAGAYPGIGAEERGQAEAIARSTDACLALTVPNVAIITGEGMSGGAIAITTANKVLMLEHAIYSVISPEAASSILWRDGTKAQEAANNMKITAQDMLRFGVIDQILKEPVGGAHRDPAAMIATTGDAIAKAFDELQGLDGDAIRKQRRQKFLDIGRKLG